The Streptococcus toyakuensis genome has a window encoding:
- a CDS encoding ABC transporter permease — translation MKKYQRMHLIFIRQYIKQIMEYKVDFVVGVLGVFLTQGLNLLFLNVIFQHIPSLEGWTFQEIAFIYGFSLIPKGLDHLFFDNLWALGQRLVRKGEFDKYLTRPINPLFHILVETFQIDALGELLVGGILLGTTMSSIAWTLPKFLLFLVCIPFATLIYTSLKIATASIAFWTKQSGAMIYIFYMFNDFAKYPISIYNSLLRWLISFIVPFAFTAYYPASYFLQDKGVIFNIGGLMLISLAFFAISLKLWDRGLDSYESAGS, via the coding sequence ATGAAAAAATATCAACGCATGCATCTGATTTTTATCAGACAGTACATCAAACAAATTATGGAATACAAGGTGGATTTTGTAGTTGGTGTTCTGGGAGTTTTTTTAACTCAAGGTTTAAATCTCTTGTTTCTCAATGTCATCTTTCAACACATACCATCCCTAGAAGGTTGGACTTTTCAAGAGATTGCTTTTATCTATGGATTTTCCTTGATTCCCAAGGGGCTGGACCATCTCTTTTTTGATAATCTCTGGGCTCTGGGACAGCGTTTGGTGAGAAAAGGGGAGTTTGACAAGTATCTGACTCGTCCTATCAATCCTCTCTTTCACATCCTAGTTGAGACCTTTCAGATTGATGCCTTGGGCGAACTTTTGGTTGGTGGAATTTTATTGGGAACAACCATGAGCAGCATTGCTTGGACTCTTCCAAAATTCCTGCTTTTCCTAGTTTGTATTCCTTTTGCGACCTTGATTTATACTTCTCTTAAAATCGCGACAGCTAGTATCGCTTTTTGGACCAAACAGTCAGGCGCCATGATTTACATCTTCTATATGTTCAATGATTTTGCCAAGTACCCGATTTCGATTTACAATTCTCTTCTTCGGTGGTTAATCAGTTTTATTGTACCTTTTGCCTTTACGGCCTACTATCCTGCCAGCTATTTCTTGCAGGACAAGGGTGTAATCTTTAACATCGGAGGTTTGATGTTGATTTCCCTCGCTTTCTTTGCTATTTCCTTGAAACTATGGGACAGGGGCTTGGATTCTTACGAAAGTGCTGGGTCCTAA
- a CDS encoding ABC transporter permease yields the protein MVKLWRRYKPFINAGVQELITYRVNFILYRIGDVMGAFVAFYLWKAVFDSSQESLIQGFSMADITLYIIMSFVTNLLTRSDSSFMIGEEVKDGSIIMRLLRPVHFAASYLFTELGSKWLIFISVGLPFLSVIVLMKIISGQGIVEVLGLTVLYLFSLTLAYLINFFFNICFGFSAFVFKNLWGSNLLKTSIVAFMSGSLIPLAFFPKVVADILSFLPFSSLIYTPVMIIVGKYDANQMLQALLLQFFWLLVMVGLSQLIWKRVQSFITIQGG from the coding sequence ATGGTCAAATTGTGGAGACGTTATAAACCCTTTATCAATGCAGGTGTTCAGGAATTGATCACCTATCGAGTCAACTTTATTCTTTATCGGATTGGGGATGTCATGGGGGCTTTTGTGGCCTTTTATCTCTGGAAGGCAGTCTTTGATTCCTCCCAGGAGTCTTTGATTCAGGGCTTTAGTATGGCAGATATCACCCTCTACATCATCATGAGTTTTGTGACAAATCTTCTGACTAGGTCAGATTCGTCCTTTATGATCGGGGAGGAGGTCAAGGATGGTTCCATTATCATGCGATTGTTGAGACCAGTGCATTTTGCGGCCTCTTACCTTTTCACCGAGCTTGGATCCAAGTGGTTGATTTTTATCAGCGTTGGCCTTCCATTTTTAAGTGTCATTGTTTTAATGAAAATCATATCTGGTCAAGGCATTGTAGAGGTGTTGGGTTTAACTGTCCTTTATCTCTTTAGCTTAACGCTAGCTTACCTAATCAACTTTTTCTTTAATATCTGCTTTGGATTTTCTGCCTTTGTGTTTAAAAATCTATGGGGTTCCAATCTACTTAAGACTTCCATAGTGGCTTTTATGTCTGGAAGTTTGATTCCCTTGGCTTTCTTTCCAAAGGTTGTTGCAGATATTCTGTCCTTCTTGCCTTTCTCATCTTTGATCTACACTCCGGTCATGATCATTGTTGGGAAATACGATGCTAATCAGATGCTTCAGGCACTCCTTTTGCAGTTCTTCTGGCTCTTAGTGATGGTGGGCTTGTCTCAGTTGATTTGGAAACGAGTCCAGTCATTCATTACCATTCAGGGAGGTTAG
- a CDS encoding ABC transporter ATP-binding protein has translation MAMIEVEHLHKNFVKTVKEPGLKGALRSFIHPEKQTFEAVKDLTFEVPKGQILGFIGANGAGKSTTIKMLTGILKPTSGFCRINGKIPQDNRQDYVKDIGVVFGQRTQLWWDLALQETYTVLKEIYDVPDSLFHKRMDFLNEVLDLKDFIKDPVRTLSLGQRMRADIAASLLHNPKVLFLDEPTIGLDVSVKDNIRRAITQINQEEETTILLTTHDLSDIEQLCNRIFMIDKGQEIFDGTVSQLKETFGKMKTLSFELVPGQSHLASHYEGLPDMIIDRQGNSLNIEFDSSRYQSADIIKQTLSDFEIRDLKMVDTDIEDIIRRFYRKEL, from the coding sequence ATGGCAATGATAGAAGTGGAACATCTTCATAAAAATTTTGTGAAGACAGTAAAAGAACCGGGGTTAAAGGGGGCTTTGCGCTCCTTTATTCATCCTGAAAAGCAGACCTTTGAAGCGGTCAAGGATTTGACCTTTGAGGTTCCAAAAGGACAAATTTTAGGCTTTATTGGGGCCAATGGTGCTGGGAAGTCGACAACCATTAAAATGCTGACAGGAATTTTGAAACCGACATCTGGTTTTTGTCGGATTAACGGCAAAATTCCGCAAGACAATCGCCAAGATTATGTCAAGGATATTGGAGTTGTCTTTGGACAACGTACCCAGCTATGGTGGGATTTGGCTCTGCAAGAGACCTACACGGTGTTAAAAGAGATTTACGATGTGCCGGATTCGCTCTTCCACAAGCGCATGGATTTTTTAAATGAAGTCTTGGATTTGAAGGACTTTATCAAGGATCCCGTGCGGACTCTTTCACTAGGGCAGCGCATGCGGGCGGACATTGCAGCTTCCTTGCTTCACAATCCCAAGGTTCTCTTTTTAGATGAGCCGACCATTGGTTTGGATGTTTCGGTCAAGGATAACATTCGTCGGGCCATTACCCAAATCAATCAGGAAGAAGAAACAACCATTCTTTTGACGACTCACGATCTGAGTGATATTGAGCAGCTCTGTAATCGGATTTTCATGATTGACAAGGGGCAGGAGATTTTTGATGGAACGGTGAGTCAGCTCAAGGAGACCTTTGGCAAGATGAAGACTCTATCCTTTGAATTGGTGCCAGGGCAAAGTCATCTCGCTTCTCACTATGAAGGCTTGCCTGATATGATTATTGATAGACAGGGGAATAGCCTCAACATTGAATTCGATAGTTCTCGCTACCAATCAGCTGATATTATTAAGCAAACCCTGTCTGATTTTGAAATCCGCGATTTGAAGATGGTGGATACGGATATCGAGGACATTATCCGTCGCTTCTACCGAAAGGAGCTCTAA